A single window of Girardinichthys multiradiatus isolate DD_20200921_A chromosome 15, DD_fGirMul_XY1, whole genome shotgun sequence DNA harbors:
- the asb2a.2 gene encoding ankyrin repeat and SOCS box protein 2 — translation MAMSEINLEDFSVYGHLTDEELLQIAVERSLSDKHHLPDFDQRAASLSTSTDPPPEPRPCNTDPPTQLPLSQPPQPVHVQNCANPPTALLYKVIKRKFSPLQTIIMDGDTEALMDLVRKRSSSLTEANDEGWIALHEAAFYGQLQCVRILVRADPSSVNRCTLKTETALMLAASRGNASCLDFLLKHGANVNTANKVRETPLFAACEHPNEEVVELLLRYGAQVNLTCTQGDSPLHEACRHGCLRLCSILLDAGADLKVKNIYNIQPLFRTAQSGNAEALQLLAQRGADINGQAGDGATPLYEASKNGHISVVQALLALKADANRATKSGLLPLHVAVKNNHKRIVSLLIPLTSRVRIQNCGISPLHIAADKSRDEILELLIKSGFSVNAELSDEHSKMYEDRRRTALYFSVSNGNLEAAEMLLEAGANPNLDIFNPLLIAVRLSWMDMAELLVRYGADVNTQMSTQPSSFPSAILLSMESLPILKLLLDNGCDANLCFQCVYGLKPHPVPAPSLRPVEELQFNQHSQPQRCIQYCEAIYISSLSRISGPIISMLLDYVGHARLCSRLLEILESCSDWASIKLKAVPPHPLMQLCRLTIRSQLGVKRIKLLHNLPLPVRLIRFLRYDVLCSLT, via the exons ATGGCCATGTCTGAGATCAACCTGGAGGACTTCAGTGTTTATGGTCACCTGACTGACGAAGAGTTGCTCCAGATCGCTGTGGAGAGAAGCCTGTCAGACAAACATCACTTACCAGACTTTGATCAGAGGGCAGCCTCATTGTCAACAtccactgatccacctccagaACCCAGACCCTGTAATACGGATCCCCCCACACAGCTGCCTCTATCCCAACCTCCACAACCAGTACATGTCCAAAACTGTGCAAACCCCCCAACTGCTCTTCTCTACAAGGTCATCAAGAG AAAGTTCAGTCCTCTACAGACAATCATTATGGACGGAGATACAGAGGCTTTAATGGATTTGGTTCGGAAAAGGTCCAGCAGTCTGACTGAGGCCAATGATGAAGGCTGGATCGCTCTTCATGAAGCTGCCTTTTATGGTCAGCTTCAATGTGTCCGGATTCTGGTCAGAG CTGACCCCAGCTCAGTGAACAGGTGTACCCTGAAGACTGAAACTGCTCTGATGCTTGCTGCTTCTCGAGGAAATGCTTCCTGTCTCGATTTTCTTCTGAAGCATGGAGCCAACGTGAACACTGCCAACAAGGTCCGAGAGACTCCGCTGTTTGCAG CCTGTGAACATCCAAACGAAGAGGTtgtagagctgctgctcaggTATGGAGCTCAGGTGAATCTCACCTGCACTCAGGGTGATAGTCCTCTTCATGAAGCCTGCCGACATGGATGTTTGAGGCTCTGCAGCATATTACTGGATGCTGGAGCAGATCTGAAGGTGAAGAACATCTATAACATTCAGCCGTTGTTCAGAACTGCACAGTCTGGAAATGCAGAAGCCCTGCAGCTGCTTGCTCAGAGAG gTGCAGATATTAATGGACAGGCAGGAGATGGAGCTACACCACTGTATGAAGCCAGTAAGAACGGCCACATCTCAGTGGTGCAGGCACTCCTCGCCCTGAAAGCTGACGCTAACCGAGCCACCAAGTCTGGCTTGCTACCACTTCATGTGGCTGTGAAAAACAACCACAAACG AATCGTATCCTTGCTAATCCCGCTCACCAGCAGGGTCAGAATCCAAAACTGTGGCATCAGTCCCCTGCACATCGCTGCAGACAAGAGCAGGGATGAAATCCTGGAGCTGCTGATCAAGTCGGGCTTCAGTGTAAATGCTGAGCTGTCGGATGAGCATTCCAAGATGTATGAGGACAGGAGGAGAACAGCTCTCTACTTTTCTGTCTCTAATGGAAACCTGGAAGCTGCTGAGATGCTGCTAGAAGCCGGAGCAAACCCCAACCTGGACATCTTCAACCCACTTCTGATTGCTGTCCGGCTCAGTTGGATGGACATGGCAGAGCTGCTGGTGAGGTACGGTGCTGATGTCAACACTCAGATGTCCACTCAGCCATCTTCATTCCCGTCGGCCATCCTGCTCAGCATGGAGTCTCTTCCCATTCTCAAACTGCTGCTGGACAACGGGTGTGACGCTAACCTCTGCTTCCAGTGTGTGTATGGCCTCAAACCGCATCCAGTCCCCGCTCCGTCACTGCGTCCCGTTGAAGAACTGCAGTTCAACCAGCACTCCCAGCCACAGCGCTGCATACAG taCTGCGAGGCCATTTACATCTCATCTCTCTCCCGGATATCTGGTCCCATCATCTCTATGCTGCTGGACTACGTCGGCCATGCCCGTCTCTGTTCTCGACTTCTGGAGATTCTGGAGAGTTGCAGCGACTGGGCGTCCATCAAACTGAAAGCTG ttcctcctcatcctctgatgcagctctgcagactGACGATCCGGAGTCAGCTCGGAGTGAAGAGAATCAAACTGCTCCACAACCTTCCACTTCCTGTCCGGCTCATCCGCTTCCTTCGTTATGATGTGCTCTGTTCACTTACCTGA